From the genome of Seriola aureovittata isolate HTS-2021-v1 ecotype China chromosome 6, ASM2101889v1, whole genome shotgun sequence, one region includes:
- the caiap gene encoding CARD- and ANK-domain containing inflammasome adapter protein — protein MFNIIKGFDAQAASNYINPYAVDVIRTKRRDLVYGISHTEDLLDLLVTEGVMTAAKRSIILTIRTRKDQNSRVLDIMEARGERACRKFFHPCLMLTEPNIYLQIKTYLGNVNEHIRDTSRQLIGYLLEREKEGTAGIATQTHKKTSSLFPIEKTKRFSLEIEDSSTVPLENEAPQCKPENHIHRVATDGEQVLLEELLEEETNINIVSSSNETLLHVAAKHGHLSIIELLTRKGARLELQDNNGHTALHSAASWGHTDIVRALLKAGASIYTLDLHNKTPIHLAAENEHLDSVKVLVKEEAKQSDSHTQDMFLHMAATEDNWRLAELLLQTGAAVDARNNFNKTALFYAVARSNEKTASVLLKSGAKVDYDIINEAIKLNQESILRLLLANAKEVLSEEALGSALFSAVRQNHDRVVNALIDSGANLNLCDKQGYTPVLLSAELGHTEVLRVLVAKQAKLVATLPDLSSALHLAVHSGSVPIVQILLEKGLDSNITGPKALTPLHLAAQCNRSNLVGLLVKAGAQVNAVAQDGLTPLHLASQQGHADAVIQLLRDKADPGVKDRLGRTALHWAASSQGESSVVDLLLSAKANPSTTDNEKRTALHLAAMEGKLDAVTSLLSHKAKGGAKDMDGSTALHYSAAGGHASVVSALLQSLNSKGREERNAWRKTVLHVAAEKGHDSVAVLLLEAGAKINTTDHSKDTPLHCAARGGHQEVVKTLVNWGQAGHMGRKKGVNLQATNNVGKTPLQVAESGDTPEHENIATLLKRKMLLTK, from the exons ATGTTCAATATAATCAAGGGTTTTGATGCTCAAGCAGCATCAAACTATATCAACCCGTATGCTGTGGATGTGATCCGGACAAAGAGAAGGGATCTGGTTTATGGGATCTCACATACTGAGGATCTACTGGATCTACTGGTCACAGAGGGGGTCATGACAGCAGCCAAGAGATCCATCATTTTGACCATCAGGACTCGCAAAGATCAGAATTCCAGGGTCCTTGACATCATGGAGGCCAGAGGTGAGAGGGCATGTCGGAAGTTTTTCCATCCCTGTCTTATGTTGACAGAGCCCAACATTTACCTGCAAATCAAGACCTATTTGGGGAATGTGAACGAACATATTAGAGACACAAGCAGACAACTGATTGGATATTTGctggagagggaaaaggagggaaCGGCAGGAATTGCCACCCAGACTCATAAGAAGACTAGTAGTTTATTTCCCAttgaaaaaactaaaagattTAGCCTTGAGATTGAAGACAGCAGCACTGTGCCTCTGGAGAATGAGGCGCCACAATGTAAACCAGAAAACCACATTCACAGGGTTGCTACAGATGGAGAGCAGGTACTGCTGGAAGAGCTGTTAGAAGAAGAAACTAATATTAACATTGTCAGTTCTTCCAATGAGACTCTTTTACATGTAGCTGCTAAGCACGGGCATCTATCCATCATTGAGCTTTTGACCCGTAAAGGAGCCAGACTGGAGCTGCAGGATAATAATGGTCACACAGCTCTTCACAGTGCAGCCAGCTGGGGTCACACAGACATAGTCAGGGCCCTCTTAAAGGCTGGTGCCTCCATCTACACTTTGGATCTCCACAACAAAACTCCCATTCACCTGGCAGCAGAAAATGAGCACCTGGATTCTGTGAAAGTGCTGGTGAAGGAGGAGGCCAAGCAGTCtgacagccacacacaggaCATGTTTCTCCACATGGCAGCCACAGAAGACAATTGGAGGCTGGCTGAGTTGCTGCTGCAGACTGGGGCCGCTGTTGATGCCAGAAACAACTTTAACAAAACAGCTCTGTTTTATGCAGTTGCTAGGAGCAATGAGAAAACCGCGAGTGTCCTCTTAAAGTCAGGAGCTAAAGTTGACTATGACATTATAAATGAAGCCATTAAGCTCAACCAAGAATCAATTCTCCGCCTGCTGCTTG CTAATGCCAAAGAGGTTCTGAGTGAGGAAGCACTGGGCTCTGCTCTCTTCTCAGCTGTTAGACAGAACCATGATAGAGTGGTAAATGCTCTGATAGACAGCGGAGCAAATCTGAACCTGTGTGACAAACAGGGATACACTCCTGTCCTGTTGTCGGCTGAGCTGGGACACACTGAAGTCCTCAG agtGCTAGTAGCAAAACAGGCCAAACTGGTTGCTACTTTACCTGACCTCTCCTCAGCCTTGCACCTGGCTGTTCACAGTGGCAGTGTGCCCATAGTGCAGATATTGCTAGAAAAGGGATTAGACTCCAATATCACCGGACCTAAAGCTCTAACCCCTCTACACCTGGCTGCTCAGTGTAATAGATCAAACTTAGTCGGTCTGTTGGTAAAAGCTGGAGCACAG GTAAATGCAGTTGCCCAGGACGGACTGACCCCTCTGCATTTAGCCAGTCAGCAGGGCCATGCAGACGCAGTGATCCAGCTTCTTCGAGACAAGGCAGATCCAGGAGTGAAGGACAGGCTGGGGAGGACAGCTCTGCACTGGGCAGCCTCTTCCCAGGGAGAGAGCAGTGTGGTGGATTTGCTGCTGTCAGCCAAAGCCAACCCAAGCACCACTGACAATGAGAAAAGAACTGCCCTCCACCTGGCTGCTATGGAGGGGAAATTAGACGCTGTGACTTCACTGTTGTCCCACAAGGCAAAGGGAGGGGCCAAAGACATGGATGGCTCCACAGCTCTACATTACTCAGCAGCTGGTGGGCATGCCAGCGTGGTTTCAGCTCTTCTACAGTCACTCAACAGtaaggggagggaggagaggaatgCATGGAGGAAAACAGTGCTTCATGTTGCAGCTGAGAAGGGCCATGACAGTgtggctgtgctgctgctggaggcggGGGCAAAGATCAACACAACAGATCACAGTAAAGACACTCCTCTGCACTGTGCTGCCAGAGGTGGACACCAGGAGGTAGTAAAGACGCTTGTAAACTGGGGCCAAGCTGGGCACATGGGACGGAAGAAAGGGGTGAATTTGCAGGCTACAAATAATGTGGGGAAGACACCACTGCAGGTGGCGGAGAGTGGAGACACACCAGAACATGAGAACATTGCAACTTTACTCAAGAGAAAGATGCTTCTCACCAAGTAG